The following coding sequences lie in one Mycobacterium sp. Z3061 genomic window:
- a CDS encoding NAD-dependent malic enzyme: MSDACVPRFPEALSTPSLNRGVGFTHEQRRRLGLTGRLPSAVLTLDQQADRVWHQLQTMATDLGRNLLLEQLHYRHELLYYKVLTDHLPELMPVVYTPTVGEAIQRFSDEYRGQRGLFLSIDEPDEIADAFATLGQGPDDIDLIVCTDAEAILGIGDWGVGGIQITVGKLALYTAGGGIDPRRCLAVSLDVGTDNEQLLQDPFYLGNRHARRRGDQYDEFIRRYIETAHRFFPQAILHFEDFGPANARKVLQTYGENYLVFNDDMQGTGAVVLAAVYGGCRVTGSPLRDQRIVVFGAGTAGLGVADQIRDAMIADGATPEQATSQIWPIDRQGLLFDDMEDLRDFQVPYAKNRDRLGVAADQHVGLVDAIKLAAPTVLLGCSAVHGAFTREAVDAMTARCERPMIFPLSNPTSRMEAMPADLVQWSDGRALVTTGSPMAPVVHEGTTYTIGQANNVLVFPGIGLGIIVAGARRLTQSMLHASAKAVAQQADPVAPGDSLLPDVQGLRDISAKVAEAVYHAAVDDGVATKTYDDVRQAVLDRMWSPVYD, encoded by the coding sequence ATGAGTGACGCCTGCGTGCCACGGTTCCCGGAAGCACTGTCGACCCCGAGCCTGAACCGCGGCGTGGGATTCACCCACGAACAGCGGCGCCGGCTCGGGCTGACCGGCAGGCTCCCGTCGGCGGTGCTGACCCTGGACCAGCAGGCCGACCGCGTCTGGCACCAATTGCAAACTATGGCAACCGATTTGGGCCGTAATCTACTGCTGGAACAGCTGCACTACCGCCACGAACTGCTGTACTACAAGGTCCTCACCGATCACCTTCCCGAACTGATGCCGGTGGTGTACACGCCTACCGTCGGCGAGGCGATCCAGCGCTTCTCCGACGAGTACCGCGGCCAGCGCGGACTGTTCCTGAGCATCGACGAGCCCGACGAGATCGCCGACGCCTTCGCGACGCTCGGGCAGGGCCCCGACGACATCGACCTGATCGTCTGCACCGATGCCGAGGCGATTCTGGGCATCGGTGACTGGGGCGTGGGCGGGATTCAGATCACCGTCGGCAAGCTGGCGCTCTACACGGCCGGCGGCGGCATCGATCCGCGGCGCTGCCTGGCGGTGTCCCTGGATGTCGGCACCGACAACGAGCAGTTGCTGCAGGACCCGTTCTACCTGGGCAACCGGCACGCCCGCCGTCGCGGGGACCAGTACGACGAGTTCATCAGGCGCTACATCGAGACGGCTCACCGGTTCTTCCCGCAGGCGATTCTGCACTTCGAAGACTTCGGTCCGGCCAACGCACGCAAGGTGCTGCAGACCTACGGTGAGAACTACCTGGTGTTCAACGACGACATGCAGGGAACCGGCGCGGTGGTCCTGGCCGCGGTCTACGGCGGCTGCAGAGTCACCGGGTCACCGTTGCGGGACCAGCGCATCGTGGTGTTCGGCGCCGGCACCGCGGGGCTGGGCGTCGCCGACCAGATCCGCGACGCCATGATCGCCGACGGCGCCACTCCCGAGCAGGCCACGTCACAGATCTGGCCGATCGACCGCCAGGGTCTGCTGTTCGACGACATGGAAGACCTGCGTGACTTCCAGGTGCCCTACGCCAAGAACCGCGACCGCCTCGGCGTGGCCGCGGACCAGCACGTCGGCCTGGTCGATGCGATCAAGCTCGCCGCGCCGACCGTGCTGCTCGGATGCTCGGCGGTGCACGGTGCGTTCACCCGGGAGGCCGTCGACGCGATGACCGCCCGCTGCGAGCGGCCGATGATCTTTCCTCTGTCCAACCCGACCTCCCGGATGGAGGCCATGCCGGCCGACCTGGTGCAGTGGTCAGACGGCCGGGCGCTGGTCACCACCGGCAGCCCGATGGCGCCGGTCGTACACGAAGGGACGACGTACACCATCGGCCAGGCCAACAACGTGCTGGTGTTCCCGGGCATCGGGCTGGGCATCATCGTCGCAGGCGCCCGCCGACTCACCCAATCGATGCTGCACGCTTCGGCGAAGGCCGTTGCGCAACAAGCTGATCCGGTTGCGCCCGGGGATTCCTTGTTACCGGATGTGCAGGGTTTGCGCGACATCTCGGCGAAGGTCGCCGAGGCCGTGTATCACGCTGCGGTCGACGACGGGGTCGCCACCAAGACCTATGACGATGTCAGGCAAGCCGTGCTCGACCGGATGTGGTCGCCCGTATACGACTGA
- a CDS encoding CAP domain-containing protein, which translates to MSRSVLSVAVTLAAAAILAVPSAHADNKRLNDAVVSGVYTIQHQAGCTNDVVMNNSLYLAAQWHADDMMSNRNINDDIGSDGSTPQDRANAAGFRGRVTETVAINPALSISSFELMNQWYNNPDYLAIMRDCANTAMGVWSANSLDRTVVVALYGQPATPAR; encoded by the coding sequence ATGAGCAGGAGCGTGTTGTCAGTCGCCGTAACCCTTGCGGCGGCAGCAATATTGGCGGTCCCGTCCGCACACGCCGACAACAAGCGGCTGAATGACGCGGTGGTCTCCGGCGTCTATACCATTCAGCACCAAGCCGGCTGCACCAACGACGTCGTGATGAACAACTCGCTCTACCTGGCCGCCCAGTGGCACGCCGACGACATGATGAGCAACCGAAACATCAACGACGACATCGGATCCGACGGATCGACACCGCAGGACCGCGCCAACGCCGCCGGCTTCCGCGGCCGGGTCACCGAGACCGTGGCCATCAACCCGGCGCTGTCGATCAGCAGCTTCGAGCTGATGAACCAGTGGTACAACAACCCCGACTACCTGGCCATCATGCGGGATTGCGCCAACACCGCGATGGGGGTCTGGTCCGCCAACAGCCTGGACCGCACCGTGGTGGTGGCCCTGTACGGGCAGCCGGCAACTCCGGCCCGCTGA
- a CDS encoding Mce protein yields the protein MAEEPDTPDLDEVTTDIEDVKTEDADTDEDAEADEDTPAGKTRRRLRISSRLSQPARALVAGALVVAALAGLTGWLGYRAYQEREAQRQRDLFVQIARQGAVNLTTISYTEIDSDVQRILDLATGAFRDDFEHRSKPFMELVKAAQSVSEGTVTDAGLESQQGDSAQVLVAVAVKSRTAGGEEAPREWRMKIEVKAVGDDAKMSNVVFVP from the coding sequence ATGGCCGAAGAACCTGATACCCCTGACCTCGATGAGGTGACAACCGACATCGAGGACGTGAAAACCGAGGACGCCGACACCGACGAGGACGCCGAGGCCGACGAGGACACCCCGGCCGGCAAAACCCGCCGGCGGTTGCGGATCAGCAGCCGGCTCTCGCAGCCCGCACGCGCACTGGTGGCCGGCGCGCTCGTGGTGGCCGCACTGGCCGGATTGACCGGCTGGCTCGGCTACCGCGCCTACCAGGAGCGGGAAGCGCAGAGGCAGCGCGATCTGTTCGTGCAGATCGCACGCCAGGGCGCGGTGAACCTCACCACCATCAGTTACACCGAGATCGATTCGGACGTGCAGCGGATCCTCGACCTGGCAACCGGAGCGTTCCGCGACGACTTCGAACACCGGTCCAAGCCGTTCATGGAACTCGTCAAGGCGGCACAGTCGGTGTCGGAGGGCACGGTGACCGACGCCGGTCTGGAGTCCCAGCAGGGCGACTCCGCGCAGGTGCTCGTCGCGGTCGCGGTGAAGTCACGCACGGCGGGCGGCGAAGAGGCGCCCCGGGAATGGCGGATGAAAATCGAGGTCAAGGCGGTCGGGGACGATGCCAAGATGTCCAATGTGGTGTTCGTGCCATGA
- a CDS encoding MlaD family protein, which produces MLRLNRKTWIQLAVLTLVTIVSCGAMAFNYMKLPETLFGIGEYNVTVDLPQSGGLYENSVVTYRGTDVGQVKSVNVTANGVRAVLAMRSGVKVPAEVQASVHSRSAIGEQFIELTPQPGKGGENARQLRAGDVIPAGQVDVPVDIGRLLDMTNRALQAIPRDNLRTVTDEANRAVGGLGPELSRIVDGSTALAIAGGRTIDPLATLIDQTPPVLNSQVQTADAIATWAARTAAITAQFQAQDAALRDLLTQGSAGLEEGRAMLNRVAPAVPVLFANLVSLGDIAYVYRHDIEQILVLLPQGIAVMAGSLVPNAGTKQDYTGFYLDFNLNMNLPPPCTTGFLPPTQRRSPASVDAPDRPAAELYCRLPQDSELNVRGARNIPCETKPWKRAPTVEMCESDEEYVPLNDGYNWKGDPNATTSGQGVPQYPPGQDPRLPPPRGTAPAPPAPPPPPPVAVATYDPSSGEYIGPDGHRYTEADLAHPRAKNWQSLLVPSSP; this is translated from the coding sequence ATGCTGCGCCTGAACCGCAAGACCTGGATTCAACTGGCAGTGTTGACCCTGGTGACCATCGTTTCCTGTGGCGCAATGGCTTTCAACTACATGAAGTTGCCCGAGACGCTGTTCGGGATCGGCGAGTACAACGTCACGGTCGACCTGCCCCAGTCCGGCGGGTTGTATGAGAACTCGGTGGTGACCTATCGCGGCACCGACGTCGGCCAGGTCAAGTCGGTCAACGTCACCGCCAATGGGGTGCGCGCGGTGCTGGCCATGCGATCCGGTGTCAAGGTGCCCGCCGAAGTGCAGGCTTCCGTGCACAGCCGTTCGGCAATCGGTGAGCAGTTCATCGAATTGACTCCCCAACCCGGCAAGGGGGGAGAAAACGCCCGGCAGTTGCGTGCCGGCGACGTCATCCCGGCCGGCCAGGTCGACGTGCCGGTCGACATCGGGCGGTTGCTGGACATGACGAACCGTGCGCTGCAGGCCATTCCGCGGGACAACCTGCGCACGGTGACCGATGAGGCGAACCGCGCCGTCGGTGGCCTCGGCCCGGAGCTGTCTCGGATAGTCGACGGCTCAACGGCATTGGCCATCGCCGGGGGACGGACCATCGATCCGCTGGCCACGCTGATCGACCAGACCCCGCCCGTGCTGAACTCGCAGGTCCAGACGGCCGATGCGATTGCCACATGGGCAGCGCGGACCGCGGCCATCACCGCGCAGTTCCAGGCACAGGACGCCGCGTTGCGCGACCTGTTGACGCAGGGCAGTGCCGGGCTGGAGGAAGGCCGCGCGATGCTCAACCGGGTCGCGCCCGCGGTCCCGGTGTTGTTCGCCAACCTGGTGAGCCTCGGGGACATCGCCTACGTCTACCGCCACGACATCGAACAGATTCTGGTGCTGCTGCCGCAGGGGATCGCCGTCATGGCCGGTTCCCTGGTACCGAATGCCGGCACCAAGCAGGACTACACCGGCTTCTATCTGGACTTCAACCTCAACATGAACCTGCCGCCGCCCTGCACGACCGGCTTTTTGCCGCCGACCCAGCGCAGATCGCCGGCCAGCGTTGACGCCCCCGACCGCCCGGCCGCCGAACTATATTGCCGGCTGCCACAGGATTCGGAGCTCAATGTCCGTGGCGCACGCAACATTCCGTGCGAAACGAAGCCCTGGAAGCGGGCTCCCACCGTCGAGATGTGTGAGAGCGACGAGGAGTACGTGCCACTCAACGACGGTTACAACTGGAAGGGCGACCCGAACGCCACCACCAGTGGACAGGGTGTGCCCCAGTACCCGCCGGGACAGGATCCGCGGCTCCCACCACCGCGCGGCACCGCACCGGCGCCTCCGGCGCCTCCACCGCCGCCACCGGTGGCGGTCGCCACCTACGACCCGTCCTCCGGTGAGTACATCGGGCCGGACGGGCACCGCTACACCGAGGCCGACCTGGCGCACCCGCGTGCCAAGAACTGGCAGTCACTGCTGGTGCCGTCCTCCCCGTAA
- a CDS encoding MCE family protein, whose product MRRAIVAVLSMACVAVLPGCGSDWHGLNSLTLPGTSGGGPGSYTIQAELPDVVNIQENTRVRVDDVNIGNVTKIEVQDWHALVTMRINGDVHLPANATAKIGQTSLLGSMHIELAPPKDEPPVGQLKNGSVIPLSHASMYPTTEQTLASVSVLLNGGGLAQLQEITQSIAKAFAGRENDMRSLLHQLDEFIAGTNKQTDDIIAASENLNALVGQFAAKDPAVDRALMTVPKALAVLARERGQIADAIDQLGKFSAIAADTVRQSKESLVNNLRQIAPVLRHLADAGPALTKGLDGLATYPWPTSTVTNWFRGDYANLTMIVDLTLSRIDTGIFTGSRWEGNLTQLEMQWGRTIGMQPSPATAGNPLTFPYHDGGY is encoded by the coding sequence ATGAGGCGCGCCATCGTTGCCGTGCTGAGCATGGCGTGCGTCGCGGTGCTCCCGGGATGTGGGAGCGACTGGCACGGCCTGAATTCACTGACGCTGCCGGGCACTTCCGGCGGTGGGCCGGGCTCCTACACGATCCAGGCGGAACTGCCTGACGTAGTGAACATCCAGGAGAACACCCGGGTCCGGGTCGACGACGTCAACATCGGCAACGTCACCAAAATCGAAGTGCAGGACTGGCATGCGCTGGTCACCATGAGGATCAACGGCGACGTTCACCTGCCGGCCAACGCCACCGCCAAGATCGGGCAGACCAGCCTGCTGGGCTCGATGCACATCGAACTGGCGCCGCCCAAAGACGAGCCGCCGGTGGGGCAGCTCAAGAACGGGTCGGTCATCCCGTTGTCGCACGCCAGCATGTATCCCACCACCGAGCAGACACTGGCATCGGTCTCGGTGCTGCTGAACGGCGGCGGGCTGGCCCAGCTGCAGGAGATCACCCAGTCGATCGCGAAGGCCTTCGCCGGCCGCGAAAACGACATGCGCAGCCTGCTGCACCAGCTCGACGAGTTCATCGCCGGGACGAACAAGCAAACCGACGACATCATCGCCGCCTCCGAAAACCTCAACGCACTGGTGGGACAGTTCGCCGCCAAGGACCCGGCTGTCGACCGGGCGCTGATGACCGTGCCGAAAGCGCTGGCGGTGCTGGCCAGGGAGCGCGGACAGATCGCGGATGCGATCGATCAGCTCGGCAAGTTCAGCGCCATCGCTGCCGATACCGTGCGGCAGAGCAAGGAGTCTCTGGTCAACAATCTGCGCCAGATCGCGCCGGTGCTGCGCCATCTCGCGGATGCCGGCCCAGCGCTCACCAAGGGTCTGGACGGCCTGGCCACCTACCCGTGGCCGACTTCGACGGTCACCAACTGGTTCCGCGGTGACTACGCCAACCTCACGATGATCGTCGATCTGACGTTGAGCCGCATCGACACCGGAATCTTCACCGGCTCCCGGTGGGAAGGCAACCTCACCCAACTCGAGATGCAGTGGGGACGCACCATCGGCATGCAGCCCAGTCCCGCCACCGCGGGCAACCCGCTGACCTTCCCCTACCACGACGGGGGATACTGA
- a CDS encoding MCE family protein yields the protein MNINRGIVRKVTAVSLAVTLVAASFLVGRNLWKEVETNTYSAYFVNANGLFAGDEIRILGVGVGTVDRIEPQPASTKVVFSVDKQYAIPADARAAILSPSLVTSRAIQLVPAYSGGPKLAAGASIPLNRTAVPVEWDDFRKQLEKLTEALQPTSPGGVNSIGELVNSTAENLRGEGDTARDTIIKLSAAISALGDHADDIFSTVRNLQLLVSALYSSSDLLASFNRNLASVTTVLSNTPNEVANAVQGLDGALADLRGFLAENRESIGVTFDRFSSITTALNDSRADIKQILHVVPTVFQNFTNIYQPAQGAMTGIIALNNFADIPQWICSSIEAASRRGLDRVSKLCLQYVEPIIKNRIYNYVPAGLNPFVGPQARPSEITYSDDRLRPDYQAPTPPEPLPAEQPAPAQAPTVVDPSLGLQGLMVPQGAGS from the coding sequence ATGAACATCAATCGCGGCATCGTCCGCAAGGTGACCGCGGTCAGCCTGGCCGTCACCCTCGTCGCCGCTTCGTTTCTGGTTGGCCGGAATCTTTGGAAAGAAGTGGAAACCAACACTTATTCCGCGTATTTCGTCAACGCCAACGGTCTGTTCGCCGGCGACGAGATCCGCATCCTCGGCGTCGGTGTCGGTACCGTGGACCGCATCGAACCGCAGCCGGCCAGCACCAAGGTCGTCTTCTCCGTCGACAAGCAGTACGCGATTCCCGCCGACGCCCGTGCCGCAATCCTGTCGCCGTCGCTGGTCACCTCGCGAGCCATTCAGCTCGTCCCGGCCTACTCGGGTGGTCCCAAGCTCGCCGCCGGAGCGTCGATCCCGCTGAACCGGACCGCGGTACCGGTCGAGTGGGACGACTTCCGCAAGCAGTTGGAGAAGCTCACCGAAGCCCTGCAGCCCACCAGTCCGGGCGGCGTGAATTCGATTGGCGAGCTGGTCAATTCGACGGCAGAAAACCTGCGGGGTGAGGGCGATACCGCTCGCGACACCATCATCAAACTCTCCGCTGCGATCTCCGCTCTCGGCGATCACGCCGACGACATCTTCAGCACTGTGCGCAACCTGCAACTACTGGTGTCGGCCCTGTACTCCAGCAGCGACCTGTTGGCGTCGTTCAACCGCAACCTGGCCAGTGTCACGACGGTGCTGTCCAACACCCCCAATGAGGTGGCCAATGCGGTGCAGGGCCTCGACGGGGCCCTGGCGGACCTGCGCGGCTTTCTGGCGGAGAACCGGGAGTCGATTGGCGTCACCTTCGACCGATTCAGTTCGATCACCACCGCCCTGAACGACAGCCGGGCCGATATCAAGCAGATCCTGCACGTGGTTCCCACGGTGTTCCAGAACTTCACCAACATCTATCAGCCGGCGCAGGGCGCGATGACCGGCATCATCGCGCTGAACAACTTCGCCGACATCCCCCAATGGATCTGCAGCTCAATCGAAGCCGCGTCCCGTCGGGGCCTGGACCGGGTGTCGAAACTCTGCCTGCAGTACGTCGAGCCGATCATCAAGAACCGCATCTACAACTACGTCCCGGCGGGGCTCAACCCGTTCGTCGGGCCGCAGGCCCGCCCCAGCGAGATCACCTACAGCGACGACCGGCTGCGCCCGGATTATCAGGCCCCGACGCCACCCGAGCCGCTGCCGGCCGAACAGCCCGCACCCGCTCAGGCCCCGACCGTCGTCGACCCGAGCCTGGGTCTGCAGGGCCTGATGGTTCCGCAGGGTGCCGGTTCATGA
- a CDS encoding MCE family protein produces MSRFKRTPGKGRSSVLLGVMGTVLVTCAVIVAFQYDKLPFVNGYDNYAAFFSEAGGIKPGNQVRVSGVGVGRVSDVRLEGTKVRVGFTVRKSVELGDRTEAAIKTETILGSKMLELTPRGEGRLRETIPLQRTTSPYDLPDALGDLTTQISGLDTTQLSSSLATLADTFKETPPNLRPALEGVARFSDTLNNRDAQLRSLLSNANSVSGVLGRRSQQIATLVSNSNALLVALLQERDSIDALMNNITAVSHQISGLVDDNRTQLKPALDKLNGVLEILDNRKEDLQRTLPKFKRYAMSFGEVLGSGPFFKAYVANLVPGQLSGPILDSRMYDRYLDPNQGLPSESVDPPTGTPPVPPEAAPVPLWSQPPSPGPAPGPPPEPAETGGR; encoded by the coding sequence ATGAGCCGCTTCAAACGCACACCGGGGAAGGGCCGCAGCTCGGTCCTGTTGGGAGTGATGGGCACCGTGCTGGTGACATGCGCGGTCATCGTCGCCTTCCAGTACGACAAACTGCCGTTCGTCAACGGCTACGACAACTACGCCGCGTTCTTCTCCGAGGCCGGCGGCATCAAACCCGGGAATCAGGTCCGGGTTTCCGGTGTGGGCGTCGGCAGAGTCTCCGATGTCCGGTTGGAGGGCACCAAAGTCAGGGTCGGTTTCACCGTCCGCAAGAGCGTCGAGCTGGGTGACCGGACCGAAGCGGCGATCAAGACGGAGACGATCCTGGGCTCCAAGATGCTGGAGCTGACGCCGCGTGGCGAAGGCCGGCTGCGGGAAACCATTCCACTGCAGCGAACCACTTCGCCCTACGATCTACCCGATGCGCTGGGCGATCTCACCACCCAGATCAGCGGCCTCGACACCACCCAATTGTCCTCATCTCTAGCGACTTTGGCCGATACATTCAAAGAGACACCGCCGAATCTGCGGCCTGCGCTCGAGGGCGTCGCCCGATTCTCGGACACCCTGAACAATCGCGACGCCCAGCTGCGCAGCCTGTTGAGCAACGCCAACAGCGTGTCCGGAGTGCTCGGACGGCGCAGCCAACAGATCGCCACGCTGGTTTCGAATTCCAATGCCCTACTGGTGGCCCTGCTGCAGGAGCGCGATTCGATCGACGCCCTGATGAACAACATCACCGCGGTGTCGCATCAGATCTCCGGATTGGTCGACGACAACCGCACTCAGCTCAAACCGGCACTCGACAAGCTCAACGGCGTGTTGGAGATACTCGACAACCGCAAGGAAGACTTGCAGCGGACATTGCCTAAATTCAAAAGGTACGCAATGTCTTTCGGCGAGGTGCTGGGCTCCGGGCCGTTCTTCAAGGCCTACGTGGCGAACCTGGTTCCCGGTCAGCTCAGCGGACCCATTCTCGACTCCCGGATGTATGACCGCTATCTGGACCCCAACCAGGGCCTGCCGTCGGAGTCGGTCGACCCGCCGACGGGAACCCCTCCCGTCCCGCCGGAGGCCGCGCCGGTGCCGCTGTGGTCGCAGCCACCCTCACCCGGACCCGCGCCGGGTCCGCCGCCTGAGCCCGCTGAAACGGGGGGCCGATGA
- a CDS encoding MCE family protein, with protein sequence MSPEGRPSTFKIWARVALFTVVCLVFTFTLIAVFGQLRFEDRTGYHAVFTNISGLKSGNFVRIAGAEVGKVGDINLHRDGTVSIDFAIDRSVRLTEGSRAVVRYENLIGDRYLALEQGAGSPHRLAPGATIPLSRTAPALDVDVLIGGFRPLFRALDPDQVNALSGQLLRIFQGQGGTLSSVLAQTATLTSTLAGRSQLISELITNLNTVLHTFATRDHEFADGLDKLSEFVDGLAQRKNDISTGLAYVNAAAGSISDLLVQARQPIKDVVHETDRASGQILADGPYVDNLLHSLPDVYQVLSRQGLNGDYFGFYFCEVLLKLNGKGGNPIYVKLLNQPSGRCTPQ encoded by the coding sequence ATGAGTCCAGAAGGAAGGCCGAGCACCTTCAAAATTTGGGCCAGGGTCGCGCTCTTCACCGTCGTCTGCCTGGTGTTCACTTTTACGCTGATCGCGGTGTTCGGGCAGCTCCGATTCGAGGACCGCACCGGATACCACGCGGTGTTCACCAACATCTCCGGGCTGAAATCCGGCAACTTCGTCCGCATCGCCGGAGCGGAGGTCGGCAAGGTCGGCGACATCAATCTGCACCGCGACGGCACGGTCAGCATCGATTTCGCGATCGACAGGAGTGTGCGACTCACCGAGGGCTCCCGCGCCGTCGTCCGGTACGAAAACCTGATCGGTGACCGGTATCTCGCGCTCGAACAGGGCGCCGGCTCACCGCACCGGTTGGCGCCCGGCGCGACGATACCGCTGTCGCGGACGGCGCCGGCCCTGGACGTCGACGTGCTGATCGGCGGCTTCCGTCCCCTGTTCCGCGCACTGGATCCCGATCAGGTCAACGCGCTGTCCGGCCAATTGCTGCGTATCTTCCAGGGGCAGGGCGGCACCCTGTCCTCGGTCCTGGCGCAGACCGCGACGCTGACGTCCACGCTGGCCGGCCGCAGCCAACTGATCAGCGAGTTGATCACCAACCTGAACACCGTGCTGCACACCTTCGCCACCCGGGATCACGAGTTCGCCGACGGGTTGGACAAGCTGTCCGAGTTCGTTGACGGGCTGGCACAACGGAAGAACGACATCTCGACGGGACTGGCGTATGTCAACGCCGCCGCCGGATCGATATCCGACCTGCTCGTGCAGGCACGCCAGCCGATCAAGGACGTGGTGCACGAAACCGACCGCGCATCCGGCCAGATCCTCGCTGACGGGCCATACGTGGACAACCTGCTGCACAGCCTTCCCGACGTGTATCAGGTGCTGTCCCGGCAGGGACTCAACGGCGACTATTTCGGCTTCTACTTCTGCGAAGTGTTGCTCAAGCTCAACGGCAAGGGGGGCAACCCGATCTACGTCAAGCTGCTGAACCAGCCCTCCGGGCGGTGCACACCGCAATGA
- a CDS encoding MCE family protein has translation MSNQYPSGAFRPNRVRSAKIDPIWYAPILFIVVAGLIAFTTGAFSGKFQQTIPLTLVSDRAGLVMEQGAKVKLRGVQVGQVASIGTDVKAAQLQLKMQPDAFKFLPSNVEAEIRSTTAFGSKYVDLIVPEHPSPVALKPGAVLHSRNVTVEVNTVFENLQSLVQAIDPAKLNAILSAFAQSVRGKGDRIGQAITDSNNLLLAVNPRLETIHKDWKLFGKTTAVYSAAAQDILSILDSASTTSVTITENQQSLDALLMSAIGFSQTGIGVIGRNEGNIVQAINLLDPTTRLLDMYSPTYTCLFQGAQWYVEHGGRHTLGGNGYSFIMDAGLLFGDDPYRYPKHLPKVNATGGPGGKPGCGSLPDPSANYPVRALVTDTGWGAAPNEIRTNLAVGNPWWSNYFPTTKNPPEPPRYFYRGGQPPP, from the coding sequence GTGAGCAACCAATACCCCAGCGGCGCGTTCCGCCCCAACCGGGTCCGATCAGCCAAGATCGATCCGATCTGGTACGCGCCGATCCTGTTCATCGTCGTCGCGGGCCTCATCGCCTTCACCACCGGCGCGTTCTCGGGCAAGTTCCAGCAGACGATCCCGCTCACCCTGGTCTCGGACCGGGCGGGGCTGGTGATGGAGCAGGGCGCCAAGGTCAAGTTGCGCGGCGTGCAGGTCGGGCAGGTCGCCTCGATCGGTACCGACGTGAAAGCCGCTCAGCTGCAACTGAAGATGCAGCCTGACGCGTTCAAGTTCTTGCCGAGCAACGTCGAGGCCGAGATCAGGTCGACCACCGCATTCGGGTCCAAGTACGTCGACCTGATCGTGCCCGAACACCCCAGTCCGGTAGCCCTGAAACCCGGCGCGGTGTTGCACTCCCGCAATGTGACCGTCGAGGTCAACACGGTCTTCGAGAATCTGCAGTCACTGGTTCAGGCCATCGACCCCGCCAAGTTGAACGCGATCCTGTCGGCCTTCGCTCAGTCGGTGCGCGGCAAGGGGGATCGGATCGGCCAGGCCATCACCGATTCCAACAACCTCCTGTTGGCCGTCAATCCCCGGCTGGAGACCATCCACAAGGACTGGAAACTGTTCGGTAAGACCACTGCGGTGTATTCGGCTGCAGCGCAAGACATTCTGTCGATCCTGGACTCGGCGTCCACCACCAGCGTCACCATCACCGAGAACCAGCAGTCACTGGACGCGCTGCTGATGTCGGCGATCGGCTTCAGCCAGACCGGCATCGGGGTCATCGGCCGCAACGAAGGCAACATCGTGCAGGCGATCAACCTGCTCGACCCCACCACCAGGCTGCTGGACATGTACTCGCCGACCTACACCTGCCTCTTCCAGGGCGCGCAGTGGTACGTGGAGCACGGCGGCCGACACACGTTGGGCGGCAACGGTTACTCGTTCATCATGGACGCCGGCCTGCTGTTCGGCGACGACCCGTACCGTTACCCCAAACACCTGCCGAAGGTGAATGCCACCGGAGGTCCCGGTGGAAAGCCCGGGTGTGGCTCGCTGCCCGACCCGAGCGCCAACTACCCGGTGCGTGCGCTGGTCACCGACACCGGATGGGGTGCCGCGCCCAACGAGATCCGCACCAACCTGGCCGTCGGAAATCCCTGGTGGTCCAACTACTTCCCGACCACCAAGAACCCGCCCGAGCCGCCGCGTTACTTCTACCGTGGAGGACAACCGCCACCATGA